GCGCCGTGCGCACCTCGGCCAGCGAATCGGCGCCCGCATGCGATTCAGTGGTCCGCTGGGCCCACCAGGCTCAGCTCCACCGGCAGGCCGAAGCGACTACTTACTCCGAGTTTTCGGTAAGTCTTGGTGAGATGCTGCTCCACCGTGCTCATCGTGATGAATAGAATTTGACTTATCTCACGGTTGCTCCGCCCCTGTACCGCCAGAGCCGCGACCTTACGCTCGGATTCACTGAGCAAGGCGAACCTGTGGATTCCATTCTGCAACGTTGGAGTATCGCCCGCTTCTTCTGTGCTACCGGAATTTTGCAGCCTTCGGTAGAGCGGTTCGGCCCCACACATCTTGGCCATCTGCTTTGCTTGATGTGCACTGAGTCTGAATTCGGAGAAACGGCCGCACTCAAGCTCGGCGTCACTCGAATCAGCGAGCGCAATGGCCAACTCAAGCCGATCCCCGGATTCGAGTAACACCTTGACCGCGTCTCTCAGCATGAAAGCTCGGTCTGGATTCTTCAACGTCGCGGCCATGATCCGCAGGGAGCGACCACGCACTCGCCTGTCGTCGACGTTCGCCATCCTCAACTGATCCTCGAGGACGGCTTTGGCGCTGAGTGAATCGTCGAGACGCAACCACGCCTCCGCCAGGTCACTCCGCCATGGGACAAAATTTGGAAGGTCGAGAATGCTTCCAGCGAGAAAGCGACCGCATGCCTGAAAATCCGCCAATGCCGCGTACGGGCGGTTATTTTCGATGTAAAAACGTCCACGCGCATGCAAGAAGTGCAACCAGAATGGATTTCGATGCACCTCAGGAAGCGCCTCCTTTATGAGTGTCTCCGCTTCGTCCATTTTGCCCATGGCCGTGGTGGCGTAGACGAGACAGGACAGCGGTAACCCGAGGGCTGCACCCCAGTTGTGTTGAGGCATCACGGTCAAGGCTCGGCAAGAGTGTCGCTCGGCATCAGCCAAGTCACCCCTGCGTACCGCCACCAGCCCCTGGACAGCCGCGAGCATCGCCACCCAAGCCACGGCCTGATGCGCTTCGGCCTCCGGCCTGAGCGTTTCGCACCAGCGCTGGGCATCGTCCAATCTGTTGTCAAAGGTGAGAACGAGCAGAGCAGACAGCACAGTGACCGGTAGAGCGTCGGCGATTCTGCAGCACTGCAGGACCTGTTCGGCACTCTTTACGAGGTCGCTCCACGAATCACACTCGGCTGTCTCCTCGGTGCAATGCGCCGTGGTGGCTTCATCGGCACCGTCTGTTCCCTTGAGAGGCACCACCCATCGAATCCACTGACGCGCGAGCATCAACTCGGCAGCACCGGTCAAGTCGAACTCGTCTTCTCGCGCGCCAACCTGCTCAAGCACGATGGCCGCCTCGTCAGCCCGGCCTTGCCAGGCAAGGAAGGTACTGAGCGCCACAATGCTGCGATCGGCCAGACTCCCGTCTTTGAGCAAGGCATACAGCGGCAGCAGCAGTGAGGTCACCGCGGTTGGGTTCCCAAGCCACAAGACCCGGGCCAGCGCCCCCATGACCTCGGCCCGCTCCTGAATGTCACCACAGGCTTGATGGGCAACCTCGAGAAACTCGGCCGCGCGACTCGGATTCCCTTCCCTCAGCGCTTGCCAGGCCGCGTTACGGAGGACGTCCACGGACCACCTTCCCGCGATGCCCCCCGCGGCAACCAGGCGTTCCGCAACCTCCGATGGCGCCGCCCCATCGGAGTGAAGCAGCAGCGCGGTGCGCTCATACAGTGCGGCGAGCTCCTCACCATCAAGCCCACTCAACGCAGCGGCCCGGGCATCCGGGTGGCAGAACCATCCGGAGCGGAGCAGTCCCGTGCCGGCAAGAGCGTTCAACGCCTCCACCACAGTCCGCTGCTCACTTTTGAGCAGCCGCACCAGCACGGCAGCCGATGCCGGAGCACCGAGGACGGCCAAGCCACGAGCCACATCGAGTAATTGAGGATCCCAGCGGTGCAGGCAAGCCTCAACAGCCACCTTGAAGTGATCCCCTATGAGCACTTCATCCTTCGCGGAAACCGACTCGACGTCTCCGGAGTCACGCTCATCGAACCCGTGGGACTGATCCTGGAACAGCGCTTGCAGGAGCAGTGGACTGCCACCTGTCGCCGCCAGGAAGGAAGGAGCAAGCCGCTCCGCGCTCGCCTCGCCCAGACGTCGCTGCCGCAGCCAATCGGTCACGCCGGCAAGAGAGAGTGACTCCAGACTCAAGAGATGAAAGTATGGCTGCTTGATGAATTCAGCCAATACCAGTGGAGGCCTGGAGCTGAATATCCGCCACTCGGTAAATACAGCGACGACAGGACTCGATGCGAGTCGGCGCAATACCAAAAAGATGGCTTGCAAACTGGCCGGATCCGCATACTGCGTATCATCGACAGCCAGCACCAAAGGCCGCCCACCAGCAGCCTCGAGGAGAATCGCCGTCAGCTCATCCACCGCGCAAACACTCAGCGAAAAGTCTCGGGGGTCTGCTTCTTGTGAAGCCAGGAGGCGCTCGATCCGCTCCCCCATCTCAGCGCTCAGCTCAATGGAGCGAAATAACTGCGCCAGCACGTCTAAGCAGTGGACTTGCCCAGAACGGGCCCCCGACGCACTCAACACCAAGGCGCCGATGTTCTTTGCGTACCCAGAGAATCTGGACAAGAGTGCCGTTTTCCCCGCACCGCCCGGGCCCGATACGAGGGCAACCGTTCGGCCGTGCGTCGTGCATTCATTCAGGATTCGCTTCAGGGTTTGAAGCTCAATACGCTCCTCGATCGCGATCACTAAACAGCCCCCGTTTTGCCTTGTATTCACTTTGACCACTTAACTGTATCTTCAACGTAACTTCACTCCCGGCGAGCAGTCAAGATCCCCCCAGTACCGCGAGGCGCTGCGGCTCAAGCCTTCCTCGACGCCTGCGACGAGCTGGGGCGGGGTCGGCGGGGGCGTGGTCGTACGGGGAGATGCCCGCGGCCTGGATGCGGCCGTCCCAGGCGTGGCGGAAGGAGTCGGTGCTGGTGCGGGGCGGGGCGACCAGGCCGCGTACAACACGGACACGCCGGCCGGGTCGGCGAAGTAGCCATCCTTGCGGACGGTGAGGACGAGCGCCGCAACGAGGGGTACCCGAGGCTGATCGTGTGGCCGCCGGTGCGTTCGGTTCGGTTCGGCACGGACCGGAGCGGCTGTCGGTGGCGGTGCCGGTGGCGGCGGGCGTGCTCCAGGTGCTGACAGGGCTGCTGAACATCGCCGGGCACATCGACGCCAAGGGCGCGGCGGCCTCGTGCGGCCGGGGCGGCGACGAGCCGGCCGGGGCCGCAGCCGATGTCGAGGACGGCGCCGTGGCAGCGGGCGAGGACGCTCTCGTCGGCGGCGTCTCTACTCTCTTCCGGCCCCGACGCCACTTGCTCACGGTCGGTGACTACCACACCGAGATGACCGCACGGTTCCGCGTCTGGAAGACCGTCACCGGCATGGCCACGACCGGCTGACCGGGAAGACCCCTCCGGGCCAGCCGCACCTCCGCACACCCCAACTCGCCAGTCACAGCAACCACTTGACGACGCCGCCGCCCCGCTCGGGATCCGCCGTCACCCGGTTCAGTGCGCGGAAGGCGCCGCCTCCTGCTCCTCCGCGACCATGCCCAGCTCCCGCATGCGGCCGATGGTCCGGTCGTGCCGTTCGTCCCCGAGGCCCGTGGTCAGCCAGGCCGGTGCGTACCGCGGGTACCTTGCCGGGTCGTACGGGAGGTCCAGCCCGGATTCGTCGACGGCCGCCATCTGCCGACGGAAGCGCTCGGTCTCCTCCGGGGTCTGCGGGTCCCTGACGTAGCTGACCGTCCACTGGTGGCGGTCGATGCCGCCGAGCGTCGCGTGCCAGAGGTGCCAGTCGAAGGCCACGACGTCGCCCGGCCGGGTCTCCAGCACCTGGAGGGGGAGCCCGGCGAGCTGGCGGCGCAGGCGCTTGCCGTCCCACTCACCCGCCCAGACGCCGGACTCGCGGTGCCATCCGGCCAGTACGGCGCTGTAGTCGGCGTGGTGGGAGCCGGGCAGCACCCGAAGCGCACCTGTGTCGCCCGTCACGTGCTCCAGGTACATGATGAGCTTGACGCCGGACATCCCGGGGACCGCGTCCTTGTGCAGGGGGGCCTCCCGGTAGAAGAGGACGCTTTCCGCGAAGGTCGGCAGCACGTTCCCGACGAGTTGCCCGGCCGTGTCGAGGAACCGGGGGTCCTCCAGCAGGGACAGGCTGAGCGGCGTCCGGTCCGGCGTCATCATGGGCAGGTAGCGGCCGGGGATCCCGCCCCCGTCGGTCCGCTCGTCGGTGGCGAAGGCGTCGGCGTGGGCCCGTCGGACCTCCTCCGTCAGGCGTCCGGTCTCGTCGTCGTCCAGGAGTCGCGGCAGCACGACGTAGCCGAAGTTGCGGTAGTGCTCGATCTGCTCCCGGGAGAGTCGCATCGGTGGATCTTCCTTCCTCGCCGGCTTACGCCGTCGGTCCTTGGGGGCTGTCGGGGAGCAACGCGGCTCGGGCGGTGCGGACGGCCTTGTCCTCCGCCGGGTTCAGCGCGCGGTCGTCTTCGTCCGCCCAGCGCGCCCAGACGGAATCCTCGGGTGAGGTGAAGCCCGCGTTCTGGCGCAGGTTGATGGTGTCGTCGCGGCCCAACAGCCGCAGGGCCCGCCGGTCGCCGGTGCGGCGCGCGGTGCGGGCGAGGGCGGTGCAGTTGGGGCCGGTGAAGGTGTCGTCCTGGCGCATCGCGGAGGTGTTGAATCCGATGCCGAGGAACTGCCGCTCCTCCGCCAGGACGCTGTGCGAGCCGGAGTGCAGCAGGTTGTGGTGGATGACGACGAGGTGGCCCGGCCGGGTGGCCAGCAGTCGCTCCTCGGGGTGGGGCCGGTCCAGCGCGTCGGTGGCGATCGTCACGGCGCGGCGGTGGGAGCCGGGCACGACGCGGAGGGGGCCCGCGTCGTCCGTCATGGGCTGGAGATAGAGGAAGCAGATGATCAGCAGGGGGTGGGCGTAGCCGCCCTGTGGGAAGGAGCCGAAGCGGTCGCGGTGCCAGTGCACCGGCAGGCCGCGGAGTTCGGTCTCCATCGCCGGGGCCCCGAACAGCACGGTGCTGTCCAGTTGGACCCGGGGGCCCATGGCGGCTTCCGCGAACCGCAGCAGCCGGGGCTGGCTGACCGCCGGCCAGACCTCCTGGGGATAGCGCTCCACCAGGTTGGTGACGAACAGCGGCCGGTCGTCGGTGCCGTCGGTGAACTGTGTGTCGGCGACGGCCCGTTCGCGCAGCCTCCGGAATCCGGCCACGTCCTGTTCGGTGAACAGGCCGTCGAGCACTATGTAACCGTCTTCCCGGAATGCCTCGGCGGCTCGTGCGACGTCCTCGGGACGGTCGAGCAGATGGGTGATCACGGACTTTCCACGCTCCTCTTGTCTCGTGCCGTCCCGGCCCGTTCGTCCGCCACCGCTCTCCGGTGGGCCGCCGCGCGCAGCGCCTGCACCCAGAGCGTGTACATCCGGTTTTCCCATTCGCGGGCGATGCCGAAGAGTCGGTTGGCGTGCATGTGCGCGAGGCTCGCGTGGATCTCACGCGGGGGCCGCCACAGTTCCCCGGCCCGGTGCAGCCTGTCCGCCGTGCCGGCGGCTGCGGGCAGCAGGTCGGCGTACGGGCGGAGGAGGTCCGGCGGCGGGGCATCTTCCCCGGGCCCGGCGGGCGCGGGGTGGTCCGCGGCGGTGATCCGCAGGCCGAGCCGGCGGACGAGGCTGCGGACGGTGTCGTCCGCGCGGTGGCCCTCGCTCAGGTCGGCTGCCAGGGAGAGGCGTTCGGCGAGGTCGAGTCCCCAGTGGGCGAAGAAACGGTCCAGGGTGAAGGTGGCCTCCATGAGGCGGTCCGGGCCGGGTTCTGCGGCCCGCGCATCGCCGAGTACGGCCGCGCAGACCGTGCTGTCGGCGCCGAACGCGCGCTCCATGGCGGCGAGCGCGGCCGGACCGCCGTACCGTTCGGTCTCCGGCCGGTAGGTGTCGACCGCGACGGCGGGCAGCCCCTCGGCCTCGGCCGCCTCGCGGGCCCAGCGCAGGGCCCGGGTCAGCACGATTTCCCCCGCCTCCGGGCCGGCGCCACGCAGCCGCAGGCGCAGGTGGTGGTCCGGATCGGCGTACCGCATCCAGAACCAGCGGTCCAGCAGGCCGTCGTCCTCGAGATTCCGGACGAGGCCAGGGACATGGCCGGACGCCAGGCGTTCGAGCTGCTCCGGCGTGCCGTAGAGCTTGAGGTACGCCCAGTCGCCGCCGGGCAGGTACCGGCGGTCCGCCGGGGCGAGGACCCGGTCGGATCGGCGAGCGGGGCCCTTGCCGGCGGTCGTCGCCTCCGTCGGCGCGTTTCCGGCGCGGAGGCTTCCCGTTGTCACCACCGGGACAACGACCTCGGAGAGGTAGGGCGCCCCGGCCCCGTCCCGCAGCCACAGGTGATCGAAGTCGGGCAGCATCTCCTGGATGGCGACCCTTCGCCGTCCCTGTTCCCGGGCCCGGCGCAGCTGGGCGGCCAGTTCGGCGGCGAAGGCGGGGTGTTCCAGGTCCAGGAGCAGGCGGTTGTCGAATTCGACCAGGTACACGTGGCGCGGCACGCGCCACTCCCGGCGCCAGCGCTGGATGCCACGGAACCAGCGCTCGTCCGCGCTGCCCGAGCCCTCCGGGACCACCGTGGTGTCGGTGACGTTCCACTGGGCGGGGCTCAGCACGATCCGGTCCCGGACCAGGCGCGGCAGGAACGGGGCCTTGCCGACGCCGCCCCAGTGGAAGACGGACGGCAGGGGGCGGGCGTCCTCCGCGATTTCGAGCAGGAACCGGCAGACGTTCGGCGCCTGCATGAGGGTAAGCATGTGGCTTTGTCCGACGGCCAGTCGACGGCCCAGCCGCCGGGAGCGGACGACGAACCGCCCGCCCTCGACTCCCACCGTGAGGTCGGACAGCGGCAGCACGCGGTCCGCGGGCACGGACGGCGCCACGTTGACGGCGATCTCGTAGGGCCGGACGACCGGGTGGAGGGCGACGTTCGCCGCCCGGCCCGCGCTGGGCAGGTAGCTGAGCTCGACGGGCAGGGCTCCCTCGGCGCGCGCCTCAGCCTCGTAGAGCTCCCGCAGGGCCGAGAGTTCGGCCT
This is a stretch of genomic DNA from Streptomyces sp. NBC_00091. It encodes these proteins:
- a CDS encoding LuxR family transcriptional regulator → MVKVNTRQNGGCLVIAIEERIELQTLKRILNECTTHGRTVALVSGPGGAGKTALLSRFSGYAKNIGALVLSASGARSGQVHCLDVLAQLFRSIELSAEMGERIERLLASQEADPRDFSLSVCAVDELTAILLEAAGGRPLVLAVDDTQYADPASLQAIFLVLRRLASSPVVAVFTEWRIFSSRPPLVLAEFIKQPYFHLLSLESLSLAGVTDWLRQRRLGEASAERLAPSFLAATGGSPLLLQALFQDQSHGFDERDSGDVESVSAKDEVLIGDHFKVAVEACLHRWDPQLLDVARGLAVLGAPASAAVLVRLLKSEQRTVVEALNALAGTGLLRSGWFCHPDARAAALSGLDGEELAALYERTALLLHSDGAAPSEVAERLVAAGGIAGRWSVDVLRNAAWQALREGNPSRAAEFLEVAHQACGDIQERAEVMGALARVLWLGNPTAVTSLLLPLYALLKDGSLADRSIVALSTFLAWQGRADEAAIVLEQVGAREDEFDLTGAAELMLARQWIRWVVPLKGTDGADEATTAHCTEETAECDSWSDLVKSAEQVLQCCRIADALPVTVLSALLVLTFDNRLDDAQRWCETLRPEAEAHQAVAWVAMLAAVQGLVAVRRGDLADAERHSCRALTVMPQHNWGAALGLPLSCLVYATTAMGKMDEAETLIKEALPEVHRNPFWLHFLHARGRFYIENNRPYAALADFQACGRFLAGSILDLPNFVPWRSDLAEAWLRLDDSLSAKAVLEDQLRMANVDDRRVRGRSLRIMAATLKNPDRAFMLRDAVKVLLESGDRLELAIALADSSDAELECGRFSEFRLSAHQAKQMAKMCGAEPLYRRLQNSGSTEEAGDTPTLQNGIHRFALLSESERKVAALAVQGRSNREISQILFITMSTVEQHLTKTYRKLGVSSRFGLPVELSLVGPADH
- a CDS encoding lantibiotic dehydratase, which gives rise to MTVRTAAPGRPLYEPAPFYVLRAPALSTDVFSKAGPRPGTEVRTWEADLLRTAALPAVRLALRLASPSLADAVAHRLAGSDPSDAPADAQESRRRARTRAALLRYVTRMSTRPTPFGAFAGVSVGRFADSSTERLGATALADVRTRADFGWLLGVIERVEQDETLRAALPVHVNRACHVVDDRLILPQADVYGRRDLRRATVRISRPVAAVLDHATEPIAFGDLHAKLAAEFPQAGPRRIAALLGKLWESHFLVGALRPSPTDPDPTRSVRDAVDRLPGGASFTAALDDVLACTASLDRAAPADADDALRALHRSQHALCTTTPAAQADARLATVGRTLHRDVARAAADAAEILLRLGRFPHGHDHLSTYRDAFLERYGIGAQVPVEELLSPETGLGPPATYTEPRPVRPPSPAPPAREQERDDILLRVVSGALNSGETEVELTDDLITRLTRWTPADSPAPSTLDVFIQLHARSREHLDRGDWRAVLGVTPLAPGGRSLSRFHDLLDEAELSALRELYEAEARAEGALPVELSYLPSAGRAANVALHPVVRPYEIAVNVAPSVPADRVLPLSDLTVGVEGGRFVVRSRRLGRRLAVGQSHMLTLMQAPNVCRFLLEIAEDARPLPSVFHWGGVGKAPFLPRLVRDRIVLSPAQWNVTDTTVVPEGSGSADERWFRGIQRWRREWRVPRHVYLVEFDNRLLLDLEHPAFAAELAAQLRRAREQGRRRVAIQEMLPDFDHLWLRDGAGAPYLSEVVVPVVTTGSLRAGNAPTEATTAGKGPARRSDRVLAPADRRYLPGGDWAYLKLYGTPEQLERLASGHVPGLVRNLEDDGLLDRWFWMRYADPDHHLRLRLRGAGPEAGEIVLTRALRWAREAAEAEGLPAVAVDTYRPETERYGGPAALAAMERAFGADSTVCAAVLGDARAAEPGPDRLMEATFTLDRFFAHWGLDLAERLSLAADLSEGHRADDTVRSLVRRLGLRITAADHPAPAGPGEDAPPPDLLRPYADLLPAAAGTADRLHRAGELWRPPREIHASLAHMHANRLFGIAREWENRMYTLWVQALRAAAHRRAVADERAGTARDKRSVESP
- a CDS encoding phytanoyl-CoA dioxygenase family protein; this translates as MITHLLDRPEDVARAAEAFREDGYIVLDGLFTEQDVAGFRRLRERAVADTQFTDGTDDRPLFVTNLVERYPQEVWPAVSQPRLLRFAEAAMGPRVQLDSTVLFGAPAMETELRGLPVHWHRDRFGSFPQGGYAHPLLIICFLYLQPMTDDAGPLRVVPGSHRRAVTIATDALDRPHPEERLLATRPGHLVVIHHNLLHSGSHSVLAEERQFLGIGFNTSAMRQDDTFTGPNCTALARTARRTGDRRALRLLGRDDTINLRQNAGFTSPEDSVWARWADEDDRALNPAEDKAVRTARAALLPDSPQGPTA
- a CDS encoding phytanoyl-CoA dioxygenase family protein, which encodes MRLSREQIEHYRNFGYVVLPRLLDDDETGRLTEEVRRAHADAFATDERTDGGGIPGRYLPMMTPDRTPLSLSLLEDPRFLDTAGQLVGNVLPTFAESVLFYREAPLHKDAVPGMSGVKLIMYLEHVTGDTGALRVLPGSHHADYSAVLAGWHRESGVWAGEWDGKRLRRQLAGLPLQVLETRPGDVVAFDWHLWHATLGGIDRHQWTVSYVRDPQTPEETERFRRQMAAVDESGLDLPYDPARYPRYAPAWLTTGLGDERHDRTIGRMRELGMVAEEQEAAPSAH